One genomic window of Ottowia oryzae includes the following:
- a CDS encoding amino acid ABC transporter substrate-binding protein, translating to MPAFSRRTLVVALSAVVLAACSKTDSNAPVAAASAPAAPALPAKIVVGLDDNFPPMGFRDEKGQLVGFDIDLAKEAAKRLGVEVEFKPIDWNAKEAELSGKRVDALWNGLTITDERKKNIAFSAPYMENHQIIVVKGGSPIKTKADLAGKLIGVQDGSSAVDAIGKDEATAKSFKDMKKYGDNVTALMDLSTGRVDAVVLDEVVGRYYTSKKPGEYVVLDDNFGTEEYGVGLRLEDKDLLARVDKAMADMKADGSAAKISEQWFGKNIVK from the coding sequence ATGCCCGCCTTTTCCCGCCGCACCCTGGTGGTGGCCTTGTCCGCCGTGGTCCTTGCCGCCTGCAGCAAAACCGATAGCAATGCGCCCGTGGCCGCCGCTTCGGCGCCCGCCGCACCGGCTTTGCCTGCCAAGATCGTCGTGGGCTTGGACGACAACTTCCCGCCTATGGGTTTTCGCGATGAAAAAGGCCAGCTGGTCGGCTTCGACATCGACCTGGCCAAGGAAGCGGCCAAGCGCCTGGGCGTTGAGGTGGAATTCAAGCCCATCGACTGGAACGCCAAAGAGGCCGAGCTGTCTGGCAAGCGCGTGGACGCGCTGTGGAACGGCCTGACCATCACCGACGAGCGCAAGAAGAACATCGCCTTCTCGGCGCCGTACATGGAGAACCACCAGATCATCGTGGTCAAGGGCGGCTCGCCCATCAAGACCAAGGCTGACCTGGCCGGCAAGCTGATCGGCGTGCAGGACGGCTCCAGCGCGGTGGACGCCATCGGCAAGGACGAGGCCACGGCCAAGTCGTTCAAGGACATGAAGAAGTACGGCGACAACGTGACGGCGCTGATGGACCTCAGCACCGGCCGCGTGGACGCCGTGGTGCTGGACGAGGTGGTGGGCCGCTACTACACCAGCAAGAAGCCGGGCGAGTACGTGGTGCTGGACGACAACTTCGGCACCGAGGAATACGGCGTAGGCCTGCGCCTGGAAGACAAGGACCTGTTGGCCCGCGTGGACAAGGCCATGGCCGACATGAAGGCCGACGGCAGCGCGGCGAAGATCTCCGAGCAGTGGTTCGGCAAGAACATCGTCAAGTAA
- a CDS encoding YbgC/FadM family acyl-CoA thioesterase has protein sequence MQPNQFRFHHALRVRWGEVDVQQIVFNPHYLMYFDVAMSEYWRALALPYAATMARLNGEIYLRKTSVEFNASAVMDDRLDVAMRCERIGTSSMSFVGGIFRGNQLLVQAELIYVFADPASKTSLPVPAPLRAWIEAYEAGQPVTQVRQGDWAALGAEASAVRTAVFIEEQGIAREDEWDAADATAVHAVVANHLGMPVATGRLLREGEAGSAVSRIGRMAVLQPLRGGGAGRQVMQALEQAARERGDREVILSAQRSAEGFYRRLGYAASGDTYLDVGIPHVDMRRPLG, from the coding sequence ATGCAGCCCAACCAATTCCGCTTTCACCATGCCCTGCGCGTGCGCTGGGGTGAGGTGGACGTGCAGCAGATCGTGTTCAACCCGCACTACCTGATGTACTTTGACGTGGCCATGTCCGAGTACTGGCGCGCGCTGGCCCTGCCGTACGCCGCGACGATGGCGCGGCTCAACGGCGAGATCTACCTGCGCAAGACCAGCGTGGAATTCAACGCCTCTGCCGTGATGGACGACCGGCTGGATGTGGCCATGCGCTGTGAACGCATCGGCACGTCGTCCATGAGCTTCGTGGGCGGTATTTTTCGCGGCAACCAGCTGTTGGTGCAGGCTGAGCTGATCTACGTGTTTGCCGACCCGGCCAGCAAAACCAGCCTGCCCGTGCCCGCACCTTTGCGTGCTTGGATCGAGGCGTACGAAGCAGGCCAGCCCGTCACGCAGGTGCGGCAGGGCGACTGGGCGGCGCTGGGGGCCGAGGCCAGCGCCGTGCGCACCGCCGTGTTCATTGAAGAGCAGGGCATTGCCCGCGAAGACGAGTGGGATGCGGCCGACGCCACGGCCGTGCACGCCGTGGTGGCCAACCACCTGGGCATGCCGGTGGCCACCGGGCGCCTGCTGCGCGAGGGCGAAGCCGGCAGCGCTGTGTCGCGCATCGGCCGCATGGCGGTGCTGCAACCCCTGCGCGGCGGCGGCGCCGGCCGGCAGGTGATGCAGGCGCTGGAGCAGGCCGCCCGCGAGCGCGGCGACCGCGAGGTGATCCTGAGCGCCCAGCGCAGCGCCGAGGGCTTTTACCGGCGCCTGGGTTACGCGGCATCGGGCGATACCTACCTGGACGTGGGCATTCCGCACGTCGACATGCGGCGCCCGCTGGGCTGA
- a CDS encoding alpha/beta hydrolase: MSASPEILAQLTPAMRLLVQRMAQAPYPPMHTLTPQQAKLAYAKSVGVLDVPKPELACVQDLSIPARDGAALQARLYAPTEAKGLPALLFTHGGGFTIGSVDSHDIFCRVLSSLSGAAIVSLDYRLAPEWRFPTAVFDTWDALGWLAGEGGRALELDTTRLAVGGDSAGGTLAAVAALHARDQGIPLALQLLIYPGTTDHQDTPSHARYADGPVLDKALIDWFFAQYIDEADRSDWRFAPLKSADVDGVAPAWVGLAECDPLVDEGVMYADKLRAAGVPVELEIYRGVTHGFITMGRAIAEARQLHHDAAQALRQAFS; this comes from the coding sequence ATGTCCGCCAGCCCCGAGATCCTTGCCCAGCTGACCCCCGCCATGCGCCTGCTGGTCCAGCGCATGGCGCAGGCGCCGTACCCGCCCATGCACACGCTGACGCCGCAGCAGGCCAAGCTGGCGTACGCGAAGTCGGTTGGCGTGCTGGACGTGCCCAAGCCAGAGCTGGCGTGCGTGCAAGACCTCAGCATTCCGGCGCGCGACGGCGCTGCGCTGCAGGCGCGCCTGTATGCGCCCACCGAAGCGAAAGGCCTGCCGGCGCTGCTGTTCACGCACGGCGGCGGCTTCACCATTGGCAGCGTGGATTCGCACGACATCTTCTGCCGCGTCCTCAGCAGCCTGAGCGGCGCGGCCATCGTGTCACTCGACTACCGGCTGGCGCCCGAGTGGCGCTTTCCCACCGCCGTGTTCGACACCTGGGACGCGCTGGGCTGGCTGGCGGGCGAGGGCGGCCGCGCGCTGGAGCTGGATACGACTCGCCTGGCGGTGGGCGGCGATTCGGCCGGCGGCACGCTGGCGGCCGTGGCTGCACTGCACGCGCGCGACCAGGGCATCCCGCTGGCCCTGCAGCTCTTGATCTACCCCGGCACCACCGACCACCAGGACACGCCTTCGCACGCCCGCTATGCCGACGGGCCGGTGCTGGACAAGGCGCTGATCGACTGGTTCTTTGCCCAGTACATCGACGAGGCGGACCGGTCGGACTGGCGCTTTGCACCGCTCAAAAGTGCGGACGTCGATGGCGTGGCCCCCGCCTGGGTGGGCCTGGCCGAGTGCGATCCGCTGGTGGACGAGGGCGTGATGTACGCCGACAAGCTGCGCGCCGCCGGCGTGCCGGTCGAGCTGGAGATCTACCGCGGCGTGACCCACGGCTTCATCACCATGGGCCGCGCGATTGCCGAGGCGCGGCAGCTGCACCACGACGCGGCGCAGGCGCTGCGCCAAGCGTTCTCTTAA
- a CDS encoding DUF3011 domain-containing protein, translating to MKTGLRLALSAVAAVVLAAPLSAQAQPGYGGNTVTCESQDGSYRECRARFYNAPVLVEQLSSTQCVEGRNWGSRGPGSVWVSGGCRARFADAQGGGGFYPPGYNPGYNPGGNVVRCESVDGRHAECRVGWRARVSLVRQLSDSPCIEGQTWGTSRGSVWVRQGCRAEFSVGQGGGYPDQDGGYRPVYPVGPSGPTITCESQDRRYSSCAWDSRWGWPRLVEELSQSSCREGSSWGYDGRGLLWVDRGCRARFTAR from the coding sequence ATGAAGACAGGCCTACGCCTTGCACTGTCCGCCGTCGCCGCCGTTGTGCTGGCGGCACCGCTGTCCGCCCAGGCGCAGCCGGGCTACGGTGGCAATACCGTGACCTGCGAAAGCCAAGACGGCAGCTACCGCGAATGCCGCGCGCGCTTTTACAACGCCCCGGTGCTGGTGGAGCAGTTGTCGTCCACCCAATGTGTTGAAGGCCGCAACTGGGGCAGCCGCGGCCCGGGCTCGGTGTGGGTGTCGGGTGGCTGCCGCGCCCGTTTTGCCGACGCGCAAGGCGGCGGCGGCTTCTACCCGCCCGGCTACAACCCGGGTTACAACCCCGGCGGCAACGTGGTTCGCTGCGAGAGCGTGGACGGCCGCCACGCGGAATGCCGCGTCGGCTGGCGCGCGCGCGTATCGCTGGTGCGTCAGCTTTCAGACTCGCCGTGCATCGAAGGCCAGACCTGGGGCACCAGCCGCGGCAGCGTTTGGGTTCGCCAAGGTTGCCGTGCAGAGTTTTCGGTGGGGCAGGGCGGCGGTTACCCCGACCAAGACGGCGGTTATCGCCCGGTCTACCCCGTTGGCCCATCCGGCCCCACCATCACCTGCGAAAGCCAGGATCGCCGTTACAGCTCGTGCGCGTGGGATTCGCGTTGGGGCTGGCCGCGCCTGGTGGAAGAACTGTCGCAGTCCAGCTGCCGCGAAGGCAGCAGCTGGGGCTACGACGGCCGTGGCCTGCTGTGGGTTGACCGCGGCTGCCGCGCGCGCTTCACCGCCCGCTGA
- a CDS encoding 2-keto-4-pentenoate hydratase, whose product MTAHRPAQRLTASLPARRITARAPAALGVLAAALWLAGCASSSAPVVANTPGCLDDVAVNRLVADYNARKPAADLPATLTSADAKCTRSKFQQRLAGQDGRLAGYKAGLTNPAVQKRFNTDQPVWGALYTSMLVGNFASVDAAFGARPLYEADLLVRVKDAAINNAKTPADVLASVDQVIPFIELPDLTVETPAKLNGTALEAINVGARLGVRGSPLMVPTDAAGRAQLLDQLRDMNVRLVDSDGAALGGGKGSDVLGHPLNAVVWLAGALKADGLSLKPGQLISLGSFSALLPPKSGLRATVHYDGVPGLKPVTVSFR is encoded by the coding sequence ATGACCGCCCACCGCCCCGCCCAACGGCTTACGGCAAGCTTGCCCGCCAGGCGCATCACCGCCCGCGCACCAGCCGCCCTGGGCGTGCTTGCGGCCGCGCTTTGGCTGGCGGGCTGCGCGAGCAGTTCCGCCCCGGTGGTGGCCAACACGCCGGGTTGCCTGGACGATGTGGCCGTCAACCGGCTGGTGGCCGACTACAACGCCCGCAAGCCCGCCGCCGATCTGCCCGCCACCCTGACCAGCGCCGACGCGAAGTGCACGCGCAGCAAATTTCAGCAGCGCCTGGCCGGGCAGGACGGACGCCTGGCGGGCTACAAGGCGGGGCTGACGAACCCGGCCGTGCAAAAGCGCTTCAACACCGACCAGCCGGTGTGGGGCGCGCTGTACACCAGCATGCTGGTGGGCAACTTCGCGTCGGTCGACGCGGCGTTTGGCGCCCGCCCGTTGTATGAAGCCGACCTGCTGGTGCGCGTGAAAGATGCCGCCATCAACAACGCCAAGACGCCCGCCGATGTGCTGGCCAGCGTTGATCAGGTCATCCCGTTCATCGAGCTGCCCGATTTGACCGTTGAAACGCCGGCCAAGCTCAACGGCACGGCGCTGGAGGCCATTAACGTAGGCGCGCGGCTGGGCGTGCGCGGCTCGCCGCTGATGGTGCCCACCGATGCGGCGGGCCGGGCGCAGTTGCTGGATCAGTTGCGCGACATGAACGTGCGCTTGGTGGATAGCGACGGCGCGGCCTTGGGTGGCGGCAAGGGCTCTGACGTGCTGGGCCATCCGCTGAATGCCGTGGTGTGGCTGGCTGGCGCGCTCAAGGCGGACGGGCTTTCGCTTAAACCGGGGCAACTGATCAGCCTGGGGTCGTTCTCGGCCCTGCTGCCGCCCAAGTCGGGCCTGCGCGCCACCGTCCATTACGACGGCGTGCCCGGCCTGAAGCCGGTGACGGTGTCTTTCCGCTGA
- a CDS encoding iron-containing alcohol dehydrogenase, with translation MALIQYLTQIEFDYGAVAQLPQHCARVGMTRPLIVTDAGVVAAGVLQPVLAALGDLPHAVFDATPSNPTEAAVRAATALYQQHQCDGLIAVGGGSAIDCAKGVAIAATHPGPLKTYATIEGGSPKITEAVAPLIAVPTTAGTGSEVARGAIVIVDDGRKLGFHSWHLMPKAAICDPALTLGLPPMLTAATGMDAIAHCMETFMAPAFNPPADGIALEGLRRGWAAIERATRDGSDRAARLDMMAASMHGAMAFQKGLGCVHSLSHSLGGVNPKLHHGTLNAVFLPAVIRFNAGAESLQKEERLARMAQAMGLDSGTDVAQAVHDMTARLGLPTGLRAMGVTEDLFDAVIEHALLDHCHKTNPRIASPEDYRAMLVESM, from the coding sequence ATGGCACTTATCCAATACCTGACCCAGATCGAGTTTGACTACGGTGCGGTGGCGCAATTGCCCCAGCACTGCGCCCGCGTGGGCATGACCCGTCCGTTGATCGTGACGGACGCGGGCGTCGTCGCCGCCGGCGTGCTGCAACCCGTGCTGGCCGCGCTGGGCGACTTGCCCCACGCCGTGTTCGACGCCACGCCCTCCAACCCGACCGAAGCCGCCGTGCGCGCCGCCACGGCGCTGTACCAGCAGCACCAGTGCGACGGCCTGATCGCCGTGGGCGGCGGCAGCGCCATCGACTGCGCCAAGGGCGTGGCCATCGCCGCCACGCACCCCGGGCCGCTGAAGACTTACGCCACCATCGAAGGCGGCTCGCCCAAAATCACCGAAGCCGTGGCCCCGCTGATTGCCGTACCCACCACGGCCGGCACGGGCAGCGAGGTGGCGCGCGGCGCCATCGTCATCGTCGACGACGGGCGCAAGCTGGGTTTTCACAGCTGGCACCTGATGCCCAAGGCCGCCATTTGCGACCCGGCCCTCACGCTGGGCCTGCCGCCCATGCTGACCGCCGCCACCGGCATGGACGCGATCGCCCATTGCATGGAAACCTTCATGGCGCCCGCCTTCAACCCGCCTGCCGACGGCATTGCGCTGGAAGGCCTGCGCCGCGGCTGGGCTGCCATCGAGCGCGCCACGCGCGACGGCAGCGACCGCGCCGCGCGCCTGGACATGATGGCCGCCAGCATGCACGGCGCGATGGCCTTTCAGAAGGGCTTGGGCTGTGTGCATTCGCTCAGCCACAGCCTGGGCGGGGTCAACCCCAAGCTGCACCACGGCACGCTGAACGCAGTGTTCCTGCCGGCGGTGATCCGCTTCAACGCAGGGGCTGAATCGCTTCAAAAAGAAGAGCGCCTGGCGCGCATGGCACAAGCGATGGGGCTCGATTCAGGCACCGACGTGGCGCAAGCCGTGCACGACATGACGGCTCGCCTGGGCCTGCCCACCGGCCTGCGTGCGATGGGGGTCACAGAAGACCTGTTCGACGCCGTGATTGAGCACGCCCTGCTCGACCACTGCCACAAGACCAACCCGCGCATCGCCTCGCCCGAAGACTACCGCGCGATGCTGGTTGAATCGATGTGA
- a CDS encoding ABC transporter permease, with product MRHPDCSADGAAVQPSSGFGAGWAGTLLQIATTRDLVLTMVLAVVFYAFYYPLPYRQQATLSVPVIVVDEENTPATRALAQALGDTREVAVAGTVADYASAVQAVKQRQADGIVLLPAGLTRALAAGEAGAGVGVWVNGAYLTRASAIGTAIKGVVLDAVRRQAGPLTDQIHRQAPAELVVRPLFNPVEGYASYVYPAVSLLILQQTLLFGSAMLIATRRRAGRLACTPGYFLGTLSALVCVGTGAAAFFFGWAFWAEDMPRTLQLGHLAWMVPLYAATVASLGMAIGSYMPAPERAMMWLAPTSIVLFFMTGAAWPLDQMPRLTAWLAQLSPATAGVQAFVPINQMGASPADVARWLTLLAALCAVYGAWASWRLCSGRRALPPSGHIDSTSIAR from the coding sequence ATGCGGCACCCTGATTGTTCGGCTGACGGCGCCGCCGTGCAGCCATCCAGCGGCTTTGGCGCGGGATGGGCCGGCACGCTGCTGCAGATCGCCACCACGCGCGACCTGGTGCTGACCATGGTGCTGGCCGTGGTGTTCTACGCCTTCTATTACCCGCTGCCTTACCGCCAGCAGGCCACCCTATCGGTGCCGGTGATCGTGGTGGATGAAGAAAACACGCCCGCCACACGCGCGCTGGCACAGGCCCTTGGCGACACGCGCGAGGTGGCGGTGGCCGGCACCGTGGCCGACTACGCCAGCGCCGTGCAGGCCGTGAAGCAGCGCCAGGCCGACGGCATCGTGCTGCTGCCTGCCGGGCTGACACGTGCGCTGGCGGCGGGCGAGGCGGGTGCTGGCGTGGGCGTGTGGGTGAACGGCGCCTACCTGACGCGCGCCAGCGCCATTGGCACGGCCATCAAGGGCGTGGTGCTGGACGCCGTGCGGCGCCAGGCCGGGCCGCTCACTGATCAGATTCATCGCCAAGCACCGGCCGAGCTGGTGGTGCGCCCGCTGTTCAACCCGGTAGAGGGGTACGCCAGCTACGTGTACCCGGCCGTCAGCCTGCTCATCCTGCAGCAAACCTTGCTGTTTGGCAGCGCCATGTTGATCGCCACCCGGCGGCGTGCGGGGCGCCTGGCGTGTACGCCGGGCTACTTTCTGGGCACGCTGTCGGCGCTGGTGTGCGTGGGCACGGGCGCGGCGGCGTTCTTCTTCGGTTGGGCCTTTTGGGCGGAAGACATGCCACGCACGCTGCAACTGGGCCATCTGGCGTGGATGGTGCCCCTTTACGCGGCCACGGTGGCCAGCCTGGGCATGGCGATTGGCAGCTACATGCCCGCGCCGGAGCGCGCCATGATGTGGCTGGCGCCCACGTCCATCGTGTTGTTCTTCATGACGGGCGCCGCCTGGCCGCTGGACCAGATGCCGCGCCTGACCGCCTGGCTGGCGCAGCTGTCACCCGCCACGGCGGGGGTGCAGGCCTTCGTGCCCATCAACCAGATGGGCGCCAGCCCGGCCGACGTGGCCCGCTGGTTGACGCTGCTGGCGGCGCTGTGCGCGGTGTACGGCGCCTGGGCGTCTTGGCGGCTGTGCAGCGGGCGGCGGGCACTGCCGCCCAGCGGTCACATCGATTCAACCAGCATCGCGCGGTAG
- a CDS encoding ABC transporter permease, with amino-acid sequence MRSFWRAWVAEWRHLLRSPADLALLTLFPLATIAIVASIFVGGVARQLPVAVIDQDGSAFSRELASALAASPTLKVAITTPDAAAVLKALRGGQVVAALQIPPGAAQGLARAQSPVLTVYYNASFLSVGKLAESAIEGAVTATATPALLAHELNAVLPAVRRTLPTVQTSVLFNPQASFEGYLEAMVQPAVLHLVVACATVMALGRELRRGSLRGWARRQRNLPMALAGKMGPAVLLMGFWGAVWLIWLAGVRDWRPQGSIALAWLGQVLLFMATAAISALLVAGAKRVGTALSLTAIYAGSALAFSGGTLPLNGASWLAVGWSAVLPYPHYLALAMDQALGSPPALALRPGAVLLGYVLIAGGVACALMALARRPQPRPAPNTHEAAHAAP; translated from the coding sequence ATGCGTTCGTTCTGGCGTGCCTGGGTGGCCGAATGGCGGCATTTGCTGCGCAGCCCTGCCGATCTGGCGCTGCTGACGCTGTTCCCGCTGGCAACCATTGCCATTGTCGCCAGCATCTTCGTGGGCGGCGTGGCGCGCCAGCTGCCGGTGGCCGTGATCGACCAGGACGGCAGCGCCTTCAGCCGCGAGCTTGCCAGCGCACTGGCGGCTTCGCCCACCCTGAAAGTGGCCATCACCACGCCCGACGCGGCGGCGGTGCTGAAGGCCCTGCGTGGCGGCCAGGTGGTGGCCGCGCTGCAGATTCCGCCAGGCGCTGCCCAAGGCCTGGCGCGCGCCCAGTCGCCGGTGCTGACCGTGTACTACAACGCCAGCTTTCTGTCGGTGGGCAAACTGGCCGAAAGCGCCATTGAAGGTGCGGTGACGGCCACGGCCACCCCGGCGCTGCTGGCGCACGAGCTCAATGCGGTGCTGCCGGCGGTGCGTCGCACGCTGCCCACGGTGCAGACCAGCGTGCTGTTCAACCCGCAGGCGTCGTTTGAGGGCTACCTGGAAGCCATGGTGCAGCCCGCGGTGCTGCATCTGGTGGTGGCCTGCGCCACCGTGATGGCCCTGGGGCGCGAGTTGCGCCGCGGCAGCCTGCGCGGGTGGGCGCGGCGCCAGCGCAACCTGCCAATGGCGCTGGCCGGCAAGATGGGCCCCGCGGTGCTGCTGATGGGCTTTTGGGGCGCCGTGTGGCTGATCTGGCTGGCGGGCGTGCGCGACTGGCGCCCGCAAGGCAGCATCGCCCTGGCGTGGCTGGGGCAGGTGCTGCTGTTCATGGCCACGGCGGCGATTTCGGCCCTGCTGGTGGCGGGCGCCAAGCGCGTGGGCACGGCGCTGTCGCTGACGGCCATCTACGCGGGATCGGCTCTGGCGTTTTCTGGGGGTACGCTGCCGCTGAATGGCGCATCCTGGCTGGCCGTGGGCTGGAGCGCCGTGCTGCCATACCCGCATTACCTGGCGCTGGCGATGGACCAGGCCCTGGGCTCGCCGCCCGCGCTGGCGCTGCGGCCCGGCGCGGTGTTGCTGGGCTATGTGCTGATCGCCGGCGGAGTGGCTTGTGCGCTGATGGCGCTGGCACGCCGCCCGCAGCCCCGGCCTGCGCCCAACACCCACGAGGCGGCGCATGCGGCACCCTGA
- a CDS encoding HlyD family secretion protein: MTTTRSAAPGRWRLYLLWLALIVIAIALGIGLWLSGRTKAETLQGTVEAEQVNVSTKVMARVDKLNASLGQSVKAGEVLAVLSSPELTGVRDQAAGALAIAEAQRKVADDIARPEDIAAARAVWDAAKAQADLAAVSAKRADTLFAEGVIAAQRRDEAHAARVSTARAADASRAQWQKLVAGARPDVRHAAQAREDVARSALQTAEAINQETRLVTPVSGEVAARLAQPGEIVGPLSPVFQVIDLDHAWVRLALREDQYQGMAKGKVLKGDVPALGAKAVAFTVTAIAPMGEFATWRATQQSSGFDVRTFELRLSPSAPVEGLRPGMSVLFAWPQ, translated from the coding sequence ATGACCACCACCCGTTCTGCCGCGCCGGGCCGCTGGCGCCTGTACCTTCTCTGGCTGGCCCTGATCGTGATCGCCATCGCGCTGGGCATCGGCCTGTGGCTGTCGGGGCGCACCAAGGCCGAAACCCTGCAAGGCACGGTAGAGGCCGAGCAGGTCAACGTATCGACCAAGGTGATGGCGAGGGTGGACAAGCTCAACGCGTCACTGGGGCAATCCGTCAAGGCTGGCGAAGTGCTGGCGGTGCTGTCCAGCCCTGAGCTGACGGGCGTGCGCGACCAGGCCGCCGGCGCGCTGGCCATCGCCGAGGCGCAGCGCAAGGTGGCGGACGACATCGCCCGGCCCGAAGACATTGCCGCTGCCCGCGCGGTGTGGGACGCCGCCAAGGCGCAGGCCGATCTGGCTGCGGTATCGGCCAAGCGCGCCGACACCCTGTTTGCCGAAGGCGTGATCGCCGCCCAGCGCCGCGACGAGGCGCACGCCGCCCGCGTGTCCACCGCACGCGCAGCCGATGCGTCGCGCGCGCAGTGGCAAAAACTGGTGGCCGGTGCGCGGCCCGATGTGCGCCACGCCGCCCAGGCGCGCGAAGACGTGGCCCGCTCAGCCCTGCAGACCGCCGAGGCGATCAACCAGGAAACGCGCTTGGTCACCCCCGTCAGCGGCGAGGTGGCTGCGCGGCTGGCCCAGCCCGGCGAAATCGTTGGCCCGCTCAGCCCGGTGTTCCAGGTGATTGATCTGGACCATGCCTGGGTGCGCCTGGCCCTGCGCGAGGACCAATACCAAGGCATGGCCAAGGGCAAGGTGCTCAAGGGTGATGTGCCGGCGCTGGGCGCCAAGGCGGTGGCCTTCACCGTGACCGCCATCGCGCCCATGGGTGAATTCGCCACCTGGCGCGCTACACAGCAGTCGTCGGGTTTTGACGTGCGCACGTTTGAATTGCGCCTGTCGCCCAGCGCGCCGGTCGAGGGCCTGCGCCCCGGCATGAGCGTGCTGTTTGCCTGGCCGCAGTGA
- a CDS encoding TolC family protein, producing MSERSGQRGPLAAGGVLRPLACASLLALAAPTAWAQSGAVGGQGAQALPVPPLSAPASPAVSAKSAKSAASAVRQPMALSFAQAAALQREGSPLLAGRDEAVRAGEAGARAVRHVGGPIVSLSANWLRYQKSLSVDLASARGDVQNRIDEFLGTLPSQFPPALQPAVGQAGSLVSGALPGLLGALPDSLNYTARQSVFRPSLTAVWPFYTGGADAAVRKGAEAQVALAQAARSGAASLSQLDLARAYFGQQAALQLLATNEAQLTALQAHAHNAERMVAAGVLARSRMLEVGVARDAAQRGVDRARLQLTNAQDDLSRLLDVPGSVAPTTPLFVRADPLPPLEQFLESGAAQRPEVRAAEAARVGASAARDLAAASLRPNAFLYGTYNFNRRHAMPVDPDWVVGVGVQFTLVSNIDRRDMLQAAESRERAADRAKQAAERDARQQITRAWNQTELARQTFLSLDSSLVAARENLRVQQLSFREGVGTATDVITAQSALSLAEGQRVAAALEYDLSLAALLAASSRDDEFTQHMAQAEYRLAPASAGSLP from the coding sequence ATGAGTGAGCGATCCGGCCAGCGCGGCCCGCTGGCGGCAGGCGGCGTACTGCGGCCCCTGGCTTGCGCAAGCCTGCTGGCGCTGGCCGCGCCCACCGCCTGGGCGCAGAGCGGCGCGGTGGGCGGGCAGGGCGCACAGGCGTTGCCGGTGCCGCCCTTGTCGGCGCCAGCCTCACCGGCTGTCTCGGCCAAATCAGCCAAATCGGCCGCATCAGCGGTCCGCCAGCCGATGGCACTTTCGTTCGCGCAGGCGGCAGCGCTGCAGCGCGAGGGCTCGCCGCTGCTGGCGGGGCGCGATGAGGCCGTGCGCGCTGGCGAGGCGGGCGCGCGCGCCGTGCGCCACGTCGGCGGGCCCATCGTGTCGCTGTCGGCCAACTGGCTGCGCTACCAGAAGTCGCTGTCGGTGGACCTGGCCTCGGCCCGCGGCGATGTGCAAAACCGCATCGACGAGTTTCTGGGCACCTTGCCGAGCCAGTTTCCACCCGCACTGCAGCCGGCGGTGGGGCAGGCCGGTTCGCTGGTCAGCGGCGCCTTGCCCGGCCTGCTCGGCGCCTTGCCTGACAGCCTGAATTACACCGCGCGCCAGTCGGTCTTTCGCCCTTCACTGACGGCCGTGTGGCCGTTCTACACCGGCGGGGCCGACGCCGCCGTGCGCAAAGGCGCCGAGGCGCAAGTCGCCCTGGCACAGGCCGCGCGCAGCGGCGCGGCGTCGCTGTCGCAGCTGGACCTGGCGCGGGCGTACTTCGGGCAGCAGGCCGCGCTGCAGTTGCTGGCGACCAATGAGGCGCAACTGACCGCGCTGCAAGCCCACGCGCACAACGCCGAACGCATGGTGGCTGCGGGCGTGCTGGCGCGCTCGCGCATGCTGGAGGTGGGCGTGGCGCGCGACGCTGCCCAGCGCGGCGTGGACCGTGCGCGGCTGCAGCTGACCAACGCGCAGGACGATCTGTCGCGCCTGCTGGATGTGCCGGGCAGCGTGGCGCCCACCACGCCGCTGTTCGTGCGCGCCGACCCGCTGCCGCCACTGGAGCAGTTTCTGGAATCGGGCGCCGCGCAGCGCCCCGAGGTGCGTGCGGCCGAGGCGGCGCGCGTGGGCGCCAGCGCCGCGCGCGACTTGGCGGCGGCATCGCTCAGGCCCAACGCGTTTTTGTACGGCACCTACAACTTCAACCGCCGCCACGCCATGCCGGTGGACCCGGACTGGGTGGTGGGCGTGGGTGTGCAGTTCACGCTGGTGTCGAACATCGACCGGCGCGACATGCTGCAGGCCGCCGAATCCCGCGAACGCGCGGCAGACCGCGCCAAGCAGGCGGCCGAGCGCGACGCCCGCCAGCAGATCACCCGCGCCTGGAACCAGACCGAGCTGGCGCGCCAGACCTTCCTGTCGCTGGATTCCAGCCTGGTGGCCGCGCGCGAGAACCTGCGCGTGCAGCAGCTGTCTTTCCGCGAAGGCGTAGGCACGGCCACCGACGTGATCACCGCGCAATCGGCGTTGTCGCTGGCCGAAGGGCAGCGCGTGGCCGCCGCGCTGGAGTACGACCTGTCGCTGGCCGCCTTGCTGGCCGCCAGCAGCCGCGACGACGAATTCACCCAACACATGGCGCAGGCCGAATACCGCCTGGCGCCAGCCTCTGCAGGGAGCCTGCCATGA